TTTGTAGATTAAAACTCTGATTTCACAAAACCTAAATAGAATTTCACTATTCAGGTTTCTTCATTTTGCCTTCAatcctctctctttctctcttaaTCTCTCTCATAGTCAATGTACTTGTATTCGATCTTCAGTTTACTTCCAGTTCAGGTTCCAGTCCTTGTAACCTACCATGGATTGTTTCAATCAAGTTTCAGATTTTCTGTTTTcgttttttttgctttttttttttgttcttatcGATTTTATTCTTCTTAATCTTATCTCTATTCTTCTTATTCCTTTTTTTAGAGTAACTCTGATTGCACAAACCTAACTTCTCAATCCTCATGATTTATTGGTCTCAGTAGCTGCATGCAGGACATTGGGCGTTGGCTTTTCGAAAGCAAGTGTGGGGATACAGAACGTCTATGAGAAGCCCAACTGGGGCTACACCCTATTCAATGCAAGGTTTATTCTGAAGGTGATTCAAAAGGTAACGTTATAGTTTATATAGTAGAACTAACGTTTCTTATATTTTGCAATTTTAGAATTTGCCAGTTGGAACACAAGAATTCTAATTATTACGATTACAGAGAGCACTAAGAGCAGGTGGCATAAAAGGACCTTCTTACAATTTCTTCCATGCAAACACCAAGGATATTGTTAAAATTGGAAAAGAAGCTATGGCCACTTCCATGGAATTATCAGATCATCAAGTATTTTATGAAGTTCAGCCTCATTTTTACTATGGACCAAGCAATATGGTAACTTCTTTTTGCTGTTAATTAAGGCAATTAAGTTATAATCTTTAGTCTTAATTGGGACTTATTGGATGCAGGAAAGAACTTTGTGCAGTGGCTAGGTCCAAAACCTCAACTGATAGTTATTGATACTCATCTGGCTAAACAGATTCTGTACGTCCAAGAATTATACCCTAAACCTGAATTTGAATCATGCCTTTCATGGAGATAACTTGAAGGTAACCATATATTTTTCTGCTTTGTTTTTGTCAGATATTCTTGAATTCTATCTATTGGTAAATTTTAACATAGTTTCCTAGACTGACTCCCAAGTATTCATTTATGCAGGGTATGATTCCGGCAATGATTTCGAGTTTGGAGATAATGTTGGAAAGATGGAGAAAGAAGGAAGGAAAGGAGATAGAAGTATTCATTTATGTAGTGTATGATTCCGGCAATGATTTCCTTAATTAATTATCAGGATATATAATAACGTAGTAATTAATGTGATTGATTAATTGACTCAGAGACTTGTTTAAGACAGAGGATGAAATTGAAGCAGAGAAACTGGAACAAGGGATGGAAATATGCATCCTATAATAGAGATGGTAAAGAAGAGGGAGGAGGAAGCAAATGGCAATTTTTGATTGAATGGTATGAATATCGTTGAGGCaggttcaatttttttaattgatgAGCTTTATTGATTGAATGGTATGAATGAATTGAATTGGTTAAATGGACAGGTTCAAACGAAGTACATTGTTGATTCTGCTATAAGGCCACATTATCAAGGTTAGAACTAATTTAGATTACAAGTTATGAATCTCCCATTGCAAGGAATTCATAATTGATATTCTTGTGTTTATTGTGGTACCTGCAGCTGACCTTTTTAAACTACGTGCATTGACAAAGATATGAGAGCTGAAATTGGGAGAGCTTCTGGACACGCCACCTCCTGGTCTAGATGAAGCTATAGAAATTTCAAAAGTATGCTTTTCTACTTTGTTCATTTTGCATACTCTGCATTAGCCTGCCTTTTTGTTTCTTTCTAATTGATTATAGATCCTCTTGGCAGTTTATACAATTTCTAGAATCAGCACAATATGGCATGTTTACCCGAATAGTTTTTGATACTAGGCGCAGTGAGTTGAAGTGTAGTGATAATTTGTGAAAATGACTTAGTTAAGTTTCATTAAATTTACTTTCAGGGCCATACGTTGCGACTCTTGTCTTTGCCAGACTTCCTGGATGCATCTATAGGGAAGATATTGAAGGTATGACTTCGAATTCAATATTGTGAAAACCTATAGCTGTCTTTTAAACCATTTTGGTGAAAAAATGGGTGTTATGTTTGTTATaaataatacataaaattaACCATGCTTCGGCCTTACCCATAAGCTTAGACTATTGAGTTAAATGGTTTTATGACATTGTATTAGAGCTTCTTGGACCAAGAGATTGAGGGTTCAATCCGAGAGGGCGTTTGCGTGCATGTTAATATAGTTGATTACAAGAATCTAGTCTTTGGGGTTGGTCCCAAATGTAAAACTTGAATCAAGCAACCAAAGATTGCAAAATGATATCTATTGAGGAATTGTTGGTGTATGTGTGTGTGCGTGCGATAGACACATGCCCACACACAGAGggggaaaaaggttaaaaaatgATCTCCAATATTGGATCTTTCCAAAGAGAGAATATTGATACTTATGTGCAATTACCTCAATTGACCAGTTTTAATTTGTTCACCTTCTCtgcaatgaactttctcataaTTATTATCTGATTTCCttcttaattaatatgaaatgaCTCAGAGTATTTTGCATTTTATTGCAGCTTAGGCAAAAGATATCTGCTTCCACAGCTTCCATCAAATCTGTTTTTGGGCAAGAGGGAACCCAACAGAATGCATGTATATTTTGTCAGGTTGACAAATTGGAACGACTAAGAGAGAGGATGGTAAAAGTGTGCGATCTTTTTCGTGATACAGACTCGACAGAGTTTGTCATAGTAACACTTCGTACTGTACACATTCTAAGACTTCACTTAGACGCTTTATAAATTTGTTGATTCAAGGATTTTCTTTCTGTTAGTTTGTTGAGAAAAATGCTTTCTGATTTTGTTAACTAAAAAATGCATCACTGTTTTGTTTTGAATCGGGGAAGGTACTCAGTTGGAAACCCATTTCCAACGGGAAAACAAACTTAAATCTCAAAATGTTACACAGCTAATGTGTTCCAGGTACAGTAGCTCAATCAGGTGAAGACAGTCAATAGTGAATCTTTTGCTGGCCCTGAGGTCCTGGAAACACTTCGGCTACTGAGTGAGCGTTTACTTTATAATATTTGACTATGGTTCTCCATTTATGCTGAGTACTTGCCTATTATTCTCAAATTTTCTGCTGGAACTTTATATTGTTTGTCCTGTTAACAATAAATCCTACATTTTTCTCTTCTATTTATTTGTCTAAGATATCTCCTTTATTTCTTACATGGGTTGCTTTTGCTGTTTGTTTGCAGGTTGTATGAACTCATCCAAATGGTAAAGGAGATTTTGTATATTCAAATTGATTCCTTTCTTTCTTGCTAACATTTGGGTTAGttttcactttctctttatcttcttctttaGCTTAATTCCTTTTTGGGccatattttgttttatttaatgtGTTCAGGCATGTTTTAATTTCTAGGTTTTGAAGTTTGAACATTTTTGTACTAATAATCTCTTATTCCCGGTTCTAAAGTTTTGAACCCTAACGTTTTTTAAAAAGTAAGGATTTAGCCCTAATGTTTTAAATGgtacaaatttaaccttaatatttgcaagcaaaatcaattttagccctgcattaccgaaaatttgaaaaagttggTTTGACCATTATTtaataactatattagtaatacTGCTGTTACTAATCTGTTGGGTCTTACTAAATTGTATGAGTTTTGTTTCGATTTATGATTAGGTTTGTGATTTCGTTTGGTTTATGTTTTCTTTTCGTTAAGGTAAAGGAAATGTTTTCACATAACAGGGATCGTATTAACAACAAATTGACAGGACTATTCCTCCCCAAATTGAGAGCTTGAATTGTCTTAAGATATTGCATTGTTCCTTTGCTCCTTCTCGTATTTAAATTACAGTGCACTTCCAATTTTTAAGCTTTAGATTATTTGGTCTTGTTGCACAGTTTGATTAGACAATCTAGAGAAGCTTCCTTCAATACGAGAAGGAGCAAATTTGTTTTTTCAGAAGTATAATGAAGGATATAGGGGTAAGAAAATTTGCCGTAAGGCTGATAGAGATGCTTGGAATGTTTTTTCAGACATGAAAGTTAGTGTTGATTATATAACTTTTAGTTTTAGTATTGACAATATTGGTGAGGTTTATTGTAAAATTTGATTGGAATGGCATGATGTATGTGGTTATAACTGTTTACTACAGTTAGACATAGTCCAGAAAAAATGAATTTTGTGGCATTACTGAACAAAGATTTAGTGACAAAATGTTCGTCGGTAAATTTTTCATtgagctaataaatttttagcGACAGTTTACCGTCTATGTTCTGTCGCTAAAtcctgtattttttttttgtgaaaatcGATTCTAGCGGCGGTTTAAACCGCCACTAGGATAGTGTCCCTATTAAAAACCTTTCcccgacgcccgagtaaaaccGTCGGTAAATGTAGCAACGCGTGACAGTTTATAAAACCGCCGCTAATATCTCTACCGACGGTTAGAAAAAAACCGACAGTAAAGggcttttttttgtagtgactATTTTTTAGTATGTACATATGAGTTGCCTTCcatctaaataaattaactactttttttttaatcaatttatttgtttttttcaaattttcagaaATAATCACGGAAGGACAAATTGGTCGGAAATAATCTAGAATAGAAAATCAGTATGGATATGCTGCTTGTACAGGTCCTTTACGTTAAATCCGCCGGTGATCCGTCGATCATGCTAATCTTTGGTGGAACTGACAAATATTTCGTCGGTGATCCGTAATTTTCTTATAGTGATTTACATTAGTTGTCTTAAGTCTTTGAGCTCTTGCTTAATAATTGTAGTTTCTTCAAGTCCTAATTAGCTAATTAAGTGTTAGAAATGTTTTTCATGTACAATTCAAGCTTTGTTTGTATGTAGTTTTTTAATCATTTGTTCATTTCTTTCTTTGTATTTAGTGTTGGAAATTGGAGATTGCATTTTCTTATGTGCATATTTGTTTGGCTATTGATTTCTTGGGCCCTTCCGACCGCCGAAACTTCCATGGTTATGTGTAGTTTCGCTCCTCCTAATATTACTAATAGTCTATAGAGACTCtatgtagtaatatttcattatctaaaaatagatgagatggttaaaaatAGTTGTTTTTTTAAAAGGTCATAGGTTTAATTCCCCCCAACcccaatttattttagaaagtgtttatttatttaaattttatttttggataattaatttattagtccctatattttgactaaacacactgtttagtccctatattttcaaaaacatacactaaagtccctaacgtttttctcagtgaactgtctagtccctaacgtttttctcggtaaactgtttagtccctgccatagattctcatgaagattttgttagtcaatttggatttgcgttcttcttttcctttattttcctttcctttaaactctaatgcatctgaaatcaactttgagtgttcttcttcttgattttcttcttaatcgttcaaatttgtaagcattgggtctgttttttttcttgttctccatacaaatagtttcttcttctaaattggatttcctcttctgaagtttgaaggtaaatagtaaagggtaatttcgtcatttctgaagtcataaacggtaaaaaaaatctaacaaacagacggaaggactaaacagttcactgcgAAAAAGGTAAGGggtcttaccatgtgtttttgaaaatatagggactaaccagtgtgttttgtcaaaatatagggactaataaattaattaccctttatttttcaataattataaaactatgttaccattattgttaggcatgaaattgactaagttaaCATAGTATTTATAAGGAAATTTCGGTGTTTTATTATGTCATTTGGTAagaaataagggctaattattgtccttgtgcagataagcaaagataaATGCCAAACTcactggaaacagcttgttttgctaaagccaagaggagtggagccttacttgtatccagcggtcaaacgtcGGACTATCCAATGACGGATAGCGACAGATCGTGGTGGCAGTGGCAGAGAAAGTGGCAGagcggcaggtgaaagtgtgtggcgatgggattgcctaaagaagcaagatgacttgaagtatcacccccttgagtgttcaagggttaatcgaaatttaatcatttagtttattttagtcGTAGTTGGtagttgacttattttgtagaaagagtacgaaagttgtaccgattttggCCTCTGTCTTTCCCTTTAAGTAGGTGAAGTAGAGAAAAGTTTAGTAGTTCGGATTTTTAGTAATTTCTTTAGACAAGTAgaatagaagaaagaagagagctcccatagagtctcaagctgtatcaagaaccatcgactgctcactgctcgatatgagtgagtagtccattttgaacgggcacggcctggtcgacccggtgatgtaagtgttacaatgttttaatgaatatttagtattttgccaatgttgtggtcaatgaggatttaactttcatgcTTAGTCAtttatgtatgtgttagatgaatgataggacactgctttcatcttcactgatatctctattgatcttccaacttcgaagctgacaagttagaaggttgtgtcaagggttttttcatctagaaatgcagttttgttcttaatgctagaaagaacatatctttaggacgctaaaggtgttagtaaatcttaggagtttgagaacacacgaaagttgactcaaactcacttcaaacTGAAAccttggcttcattggcattgtcttgtattcatggaatgttgtaagacgtagcacaccgtgttcggctatgtcgagcctgttctattctcTAAAATCTTTGAAAAGTTAGttcattttcttgtttcatCAGTCTGCCTGAATTGTTAAGTAACCAACATCAAACAATCAACGATAAAAGAAGACACTGTTGtgacacacactgtttagcaacgatttctaatattgatttgaatcacaatccctgtggagacgatactcacttatcactttattacttgtatctagtgcacttgctagagtctaatctgaggacaacaagtttttggcgccgttgccggggattgagagcaacaaatttatagctgaaatttctgtaaaacatggtgtttttaatctgtgtgtTAAGGCGTGCAGGAACAAAGAAATTAATTACCCGTTCATGCGTAGAGCtgcacctcctgtttttcctatcgatctcgaattagagagaacgtgtagacgaaacagagcgggagctcgacgtgctagacagagagaaaggcaaagagaaagaagaatggctggaaagGAAGGCCCAGAACAGCCAGTTCCACCAAAccaaaaagaagaaggagaaaacaataaccctcctgttatgagaatcagagactactcCAGGCCAACTACCGAGGGACACTCATCGTGTATCGTGTTGCCTaacgaggggaacaacatgttcgaagtaaaagggtccatgatacaaatgatccaggcctcagtgcaatttaatgggtttcaatctgaagatccaaatgggcatcttcaagaattcatcacattgtgcaacacattcaggtcGAACAGGGGTGTCTCTGACGACGTGATCAGattgaagctgtttcctttttccctgaGGGATAAAGCGAAAACCTGGCTGCGAAATTTGCAGCCGGGAACGATCATGAGTTGGGAAGAGATGGCaagagcttttctgatgaagtATTTTCCGCCTCGACAAGCCATCAAGCTACGAAATGAAGTGTCACGCTTCATACAGGACGAAGATGAGTCGCTGGCTgaagcatgggaaaggtacaaagagctgctcagaagggtgccaaatcatggtatccctatgtggatgcaaatgcagaacttttacaatggcgcgaccaacgtttacaaaatccagattgaatctATCGCGAATGGTAACCCCGAAGATTTAGAGCCACAAGCTTTATATGACCTAATAGAGAAAGTGGTCAGCacgagttacaactggcactcgTCCAGAAGTGAAGGGAAAAGGACAGGAAACGAGGATGTCGTGTCGAAATTGACAAGCCAAGTAGAACAGCTTACTCGATagctgggaaagataaatgtATCGTCGATTCACAATGAACCGCCATTCAATGAACCGTCATTCAATGACAGTTGTGGTTTTTGTggaggagctcatttcaatatcaactgTCCCGGAGTTAAGCAAGAAAAAGGCACACGGGCTGAATGCGACTACGCAGGGTACAATCAGAGGAACCAGTCTAACCGTTATTCTAACACTTACAACTCTGAaaccaggaaccatccaaattttggatggacaggccaaccaGACCAGCTGGGACCACCACAGTATCAAGATCAGCCtaggtatcaacaacagcaaggaggacattaccaaagacaacctcaTCAGCACTATAAGCAACCtgtgccacaaaaggaagatgtcgaaccagatatgaaaacaatgatgatgcagttcatgaaacagacgcaGGCATCAATCAAGAGTCTGGAAACACAAGTTCACCAGATAGTTGCGtccacatcaaaaggaaaggggATAATGCCGAGCAATACagagccaaatcctaaaggcgacgtcatggcaatcaccctaaggtctggtaaggaaactcaacctGTGGTTTTATCTGATAAGAACGTTGAGTGTGCAGGAAtgtccaaagaagctgaaggagaacaggaacaggctgttcctagAAATGAAGAAACAAGGAAGGCTAACCATGCAAGTGAGCCAGATCAAGAGGAGGAGGGAAGAACGTATAAACCACCACCACCGTATgttccacctgtgccatatccaacgcgtCTAATCAACAAGAAGTTGGAAGAGCAGAATTCGAAGGTGCTggataccttaaggaagttACATATAAACATTCCTTTTGTGgaagcactggcacagatgccgacatacgcCAAATTCCTCAAGGATATCTTATCGAACAAGAAGAAACTAgagaacatttccatgatacaactcaacagagattgttcgtcaatactccaaaacaagcagcagctgcccaagaagctaaaagatccagggagtttttcgataCCTTGTTCTATTGGAAaactaaatattgaaaatgcactgtgTGATTTAGGGGCTAGCATAAATCTCATACCATATTCTGTGTATGCAAAACTTGGActaggagaaccccaacctactcgCATGTCTATTCAGTTAGCTGATCGTTCCGTATGCTACCCTAGGGGGATTGTGGAAGGCGTGCTAGtaaaagtaggaaaattcattttacccgttgattttattataatggacatagatgaagacttgcatgttcctatcaTCCTAGGAAGACCATTCTTAGCAACAGGGAAGGCATTGATAGACGTGGCTGAGGGGCgcttatttttaagaattaatggggaagaagttATCTTTAAGATGAACGAGGCTATGAGGCGtgcgaataataatgatgacacatgctgtttcttagatgattttcaaagtctttccactttgcaggaacaggacacattagaaactttattgggagaagaggtgaacattTGCGcgggaacaggctgttccattgagTCCAACCTTCCGGCACCTCCATTCGACCCTACTGTTccaactcatcaagaaccaccagagGTACCAACTGTGCATGTGTCTAAACCAGAATTGAAGCCACTGCCTGAACATCTCGAGTACGCAttccttgaaccacccagcggaCGTCCGGTCATCATATCTTCAAAGTTGACTCCCGATCAAAAGGCGCAACTCATGGCGGttttgcgaagaaacaaggctGCAATCGcgtggaaaattgatgacataaaaggaattagcccggcagtctgtgttcacagaatcttgatggaaaaggagcATAAACCAACGGTCCAGCCGCAACGCAGAttaaatccccacatgaaggaggttgtacGTAAAGAAGTAatcaagcttctcgatgctggaattatctacccaatatccgatagtgtgtggacaagccctgttcatgttgtgccaaagaagggaggaacgaCAGTAGTCCTCAATGAGAAAGATGAGTTGGTGCCCACAAGAACAATCACAGGATGGAGAGTTTGTGTTGATTACAGGAAGCTCAATGAGGCgacaaggaaggatcattttccgctgcccttcattgatcagatgctagAGCATTTAGCGGGCTATGcattctactgttttcttgacggatattcaggatacaaccaaaTCGCAATTCATTGTGAGGACTAGGAGAAAACAATGTTCACGtgtccatatgggacttatgcttacagaagaaTGTCGTTCGGCCTGTGCAATGCTCCTGCCACTTTTCAGCGATGcatgatgtccatttttcatgacatggtggagcgaacagtagaaatattcatggatgacGTCTCGATCtatggaaactcttttgatagttgtctaaacaacctcgaagctgtgcttgtgcgatgcaaggaaactaacttggtcttaaattgggagaaatgccacttcatggtcacgGGAGGAATTGTCCTTGGGcataaaattttagaaaaagggatggaagtggacaaagctaAAGTAGAGGTGATAGAAAAGCTGGCTGTGCCCACCAATGTAAAGGATGTGCGAAGTTTTCTGGGGCATGCAGGGTTCTATCgccggtttatcaaagagttTTCAAAGATTGCACTACCTTTGTCTGCCCTACTTCATAAGGAAGCTGAATTTGTATTCACCGCAAGCTGTGTACATGCATTTGAACTCTTGAAGAGCAAACTGATCAATTCACCAATACTAGCTGGACCTGACTGGGAGAaaccttttgaaatgatgtgcgaCGCAAGAGATAattgtgtgggagctgttcttgtACAGAGAATTGAAAAGAAGTTTCGGCCCATCTACTATGCAAGCAAGACATTAAACGAGGCCCAGCAGAACTACACAACtaccgagaaggaacttcttgcggttgtgtatgctttcgacaaATTCAGGCCCTACGTGGTGTTATCCAGGGTGATTGTTCACATAGACCACGCAGCGTTGCGATACTTGTTCGCGAAGAAAGATGCTAAGCCAATGTTGATCTGATGGTTGTTATTACTCCAGGAGTTTGATctggaaattaaggataaaaagggaacggagaatgttgcagctgatcatttgtcaaggattgATCACCAGGGCAGTTTGGAACAAGCAGAAATTGTTGAGAGGTTTCCTGACGAGCATCTATATGCGGCACAGTCTGTGCCATGGTTCGCCgatatagctaattaccttgcaACTTCGCTCAAGCCACACAACCTGTCCACGAATCAAAGAAGGAAGTTTTTCTCCGAAGTCAAATATTacttttgggatgacccttaccttttcaggttgtgcgcggaccaaatcattcgaagatgtatatcgCAAGAAGAGGGACAGGATGTTCTAAGCCACTGTCATAACCGTGAAGCCGGAGGACACCATAGCGCAAGCCGAACCGCAGCCAAGGTtctccaatcaggttttttctggcccacTCTTTTCAAGGATGCACATGCCTTCGTTAGCACTTGCAATAAGTGCCAACGAACTGGCAACATTTCGGCTTGAAATGCtatgcccctcaacaacatagttgtgtgcgaaatttttgacatttggggcatagattttatgggaccattcccgacatccttaggaaataaatacatcttagtggctgtggattatgtgagcaagtgggtcgaagcaatggctagtcccaccaatgacgcccgtgtggtagtaaaatttctgaaaaggctgtttgcaagattcggggtcccgcgagcgatcatcagtgatcaagggacccacttctgtaatgcgaaatttgaaaaattaatggggaaacttggagtctcacacagggttgccaccccataccatccacaaaccagtggacaggttgagatctccaatagagaaataaaaagaattttagagaaaactgttggcaACTCTCGGAGggattgggcaaacaagctcgatgatgctctatgggcatatcgtaccgcttataaaacaccgattggaatgtctccgtttcgtttgttatacgggaaatcttgtcacctgccggtggaaatggaacaccgtgcattttgggcgttaacatttttaaattttgagacacAAGCTGTTGGTGAACAGAGAAGTTTACAACTGAGCGAAATGGAGGAATTCAGACTGTTCTCGTACGAAAATGCGGTGAATTACAAAGCCAGGACCAAGCAGTGGCACGACAAAAAGCTCCTGAACAAGGTGTTTCATGAGGGACAAAAAGTCCTTCTCTACAATTCACGATTGAGGCTCTTTCCAGGAAAGCTCAAGTCaagatggtcaggaccattcatAGTGAACCGTGTATTCGCACATGGAGCTATTGAAATTTTCAAGTACGGGGGtgatccttttaaggtgaacgggcaaagattaaaaccatatttagagaacgatcacacaaggaagatcgatacTGTTCATTTCCAGGATCCCCCAAGTCAGTAAAAGCACGATAACAGGGTgtccgctacaaacaccaattgtagcacaagtaactttgcattttatttagttttatttttatttttatttttatttttattcttgtgTCAAATGTGTTgaattttgcttcttgatgaatATCTTCTGGCCAGGCACAATTGTAAAACCTAAAACTCATTTCAATGGGTATGGTAGTACAATTGTACCTGTTTTGTAGGGAAGGGATTATCGAAGAAATTAGGGCGGTAgaaaattttttaattaaaagctAGGAAAAAGTGGAACGTCCACTCCTATGCCCATAGGCAATCATACCGCCTGtttttctcctcgataagaTTGAACGGTTAGGGGGAAATAAATGCTAAAATCAAATCTTGACCGTTCATCACCCCTCGTTCTAATTCGAAAATACGCGCCTTTCTGCCAATCTGTTCAGGTGGCCGACTCTGATTCGACCTCATAATGACAGATTGGCGAGAAGACGCCTCGTTTCCCCTACTTAAAGAAGATTTATCTCATTTCAGTCCGTCTTTCAccatatttcttttcttttctttgaaatttcttttcacaaaggcagttcatgatctgtgccctgtaccactggaaaaccctacttaaactagaaagcgaaatgagaacccgaggctcgggcaaaaacgtgaaaatagagggattttccaagaaagaaaaagcaaaagcaaaaaTGGCGGAGCCGAGCACTGTGGCTTTTGTCCCGGATGAAAAGCTGGTCAAGAAACTCTCCCAGTTTAAAGACGCCTCTGTACAGGCGTACTATGATGAGTTAGCAAAACTTcagttcggacccatccgaacagtttgCTGGGAAACCCTAAAGAGGCTGAAGCTCGAGGACCGTGTGCGCACCCTCATGAAGGCCGGGCattttgaatgtttctttgaaatGACGGAACCTGCCTATCGAGAACTGACACTCGAGTTCTTGGCCACCTTTAAGCACAACGCTGAGATAACCGAACCTGACGAAGAGGGAAAATTTAGCTTCAGGCTCATGGGTCACTCCCAGAGGCCTTCGCTTAACCTGTTTAACCTGATGCTAGGTGCTGCCGACGATGACGATCTAGAATCTGAGAGCTATAAAGAGGCATTCACCATAACGCCTGATGTTTT
The DNA window shown above is from Euphorbia lathyris chromosome 1, ddEupLath1.1, whole genome shotgun sequence and carries:
- the LOC136222975 gene encoding uncharacterized protein isoform X2; translation: MSAGVAACRTLGVGFSKASVGIQNVYEKPNWGYTLFNARFILKVIQKRALRAGGIKGPSYNFFHANTKDIVKIGKEAMATSMELSDHQVFYEVQPHFYYGPSNMERTLCSG
- the LOC136222975 gene encoding uncharacterized protein isoform X1, with product MDFTTHSIHVCRRTLGVGFSKASVGIQNVYEKPNWGYTLFNARFILKVIQKRALRAGGIKGPSYNFFHANTKDIVKIGKEAMATSMELSDHQVFYEVQPHFYYGPSNMERTLCSG
- the LOC136222975 gene encoding uncharacterized protein isoform X3, with the protein product MSAGAACRTLGVGFSKASVGIQNVYEKPNWGYTLFNARFILKVIQKRALRAGGIKGPSYNFFHANTKDIVKIGKEAMATSMELSDHQVFYEVQPHFYYGPSNMERTLCSG